The Hevea brasiliensis isolate MT/VB/25A 57/8 chromosome 9, ASM3005281v1, whole genome shotgun sequence nucleotide sequence TTGATGTGATTAGAACTTTATGAATGTGGTTTGGGGACGTTGCCTTGATGTATGATAATATGTGTTTTAAAAGAAACATTAGCAAACTTATTCTGCTTTCTGTTttcactaaaactttcatgcatcGAGTTAGCCTGTAGGTCATGCTATAACTTATGTGAGCCAGGAAAAATGACTGCTATTAGTAGTGGGTAATGATGTAGAAATTTTTTTAGAGTTGAGACTTTGATGGTCATAAGTTAGCTGTAGTTAAGTCTCACTGTACACAACAACAGATGAAAATTTTCTATCAGAATTGTGATCTTTTATGTTTATCTGAAACATGTTTTCTGGATGAACCAAAATCCTTACACTGTTGTTGCTGTTTGTGTGCGCTAGGCGGAGTGGGTGCTAAACTGGCGCCCTTTTTTCCCTTGGCACTAAGcacaaataattaactaaataaaatggcataaggaaagaaaataaattacaattttttaagtAGAAACTCTTTACTGCAAAGGGGAAAATTGGAAGAGATGCTTCTATTGGGGGAAAAGTGAGATACTTTTTCTATTGGGGGAAAAGTATATGAAGGTTTATGCTGTATTTAAAGTTGCAAGTGAATTATGTTATGCATAATGAGGTTCCTAGGTACTTTGTATCTTCTTAGATTTGCCATTTAGCCTCTTGTATTGAACTATAATCTGGAGAGTTGGGCAGTATTCAATCTTCGCTTGCCCATCTTAGTATGTATGAGGTGCAACATCAAAGATGGCATGCTTACTGCAGCACTCTTGCTATTAACATTATGAATTCAAATGGCCCAGAACTAATCAAAGCCTTCACTTTAGAGGTATATGATTTTTATTATCACACATCTTGCTATCTAGATTTGCATGACTAAACCTGAATGCCCATATCTCTAGGTTTGCATGAGAATCTACATTAATGATGTGCCATTTGCAAAATCAATGGCTTTTGGTTGTATGTAAAATAACATTATACCATTGATGGCCAGAGAGAGAAATGTGCTTTTCTTTTACTGCATGCAAGTCAATTTGGTTAGCCTTGCGTTGATAAACACTTAAGGCTGTGTTTAAGGTTTAGGTTTCCTTGGTTGTGGATAGATGTATATGCATGCACCATTTATACAGAAGGGTGATTTATGAATGACTGCTCCAGAACTAAGAGTAAACTAGAATGCCACTTGAATTACGTGGCACCATAGAAGGAACATTGTTGTGAGGTGTTACACAAAAGGAAGATGTCGGATTTACTTTTTATTTGTTTCCTTGTTCACATATTAGTTCATAACCAATCCAGTAagtaaaaatttcttcatagataAGTTGTGTTATACCTCTTCTGAAAGGCTACTAAGTATCAATTGTAGAGTCACTGTCTAAATTCTTTTTGAAGTGCACTATGTATCTTGGAGCCTAGCTACCTAGCTAAGGAAAGGCCTTTAGTTCATATATTTACCAAAAAAAACATGTATTTCTTAGCTAACTGTTGAAGACATAAGATATCAAATAAATAAACCATCAATATTGAAGAACAAATAAATGCACAAGAAAAAGGtccaataaataaatcatcaacATTGAATTTGCCATAAATTGTGGCAGAACATTTATTGTGATAATGCTTGCCGTATTATTTATCTTCCCTGGTTGAAGTTCTGGAGTAATTTTAACTGCCTAAGAGCATTGTATATCCATGTATCCTTTGCCGGTCCGAAGGTGATGCCCCTGCCACCCATCTCAGCCTCTAAAGGTTCATTGCAAGTGAAGACAGAGAGTGCTCTGCAATGAAGAGAGAGAGTGCTCTCTACCTATAAAATTTCCTGCCTTATAGTGAGAGAGGAATTTCTTCTGCCATGTGATCAAAGCTCATCTATTGATTTTATACTTTTTAGGTATGCCTGGTCTGACTGCTTACGGTGGTTTTTATGAGATATGCTCTCCTAAGAAAGGGGAGTTTGTCTTCGTTTCAGCAGCTTCTGGTGCTGTAGGTCATCTTGTTGGCCAGTTTGCAAAATTGTTAGGTTGCTATGTTGTTGGAAGTGCTGGAAGCAAAGACAAGGTGAGCATCTCTCACTAATATTCAGTTTGTCAATTAAATTCATGATTCCCCCTATTGTTATATTATATGTATCTTAAATAAAGGTTTATCGCATGAATAATTATCATCAGGCTATATGTTGCACTGTCAAATTGGGACAGCTACTTTATTAACtagcttttctttttctttttgtttttttcggTCTCACCATAAGGTTGATCTATTGAAGAATAAGTTTGGTTTTGATGATGCTTTCAACTATAAGGAAGAGCCGGATTTAGATGCTGCTTTGAAAAGGTAGTAACAAAAATTTGCCAAATTATGAAGCCTCAgtcaaagaaatttaaaaagaatCAATCCTGGATCTTGCTTTGAAGAGTTTTTGTgattaaatttacaaatttaaagccTGAATGAAGACATCTAATTATTCTATAGTTACAAGAGATTTTTGTGACTTTTATTGGCACGAATAATGCTGGCTAAAAATTtatcttttcatttaattttttttagtgtcAATGGTTTTACCAGCCTATTTGACAGTGGCAAGTAACTATCAATTCAGTTAGAACACAAACTACTTCTCTTATTGTTCTTTTACATCAAGTTATTTAGTTTTAAAATCTGTTGCTAATACTACATTTTTCGGCAGGTACTTTCCTGAAGGAATAGATATATACTTCGAAAATGTTGGAGGAAAGACGCTTGATGCAGTGCTGCTCAACATGAGGGTCCATGGGCGAATTTCTGTTTGTGGAATGATCTCACAATACAACCTTGAGCAGCCTGAAGGTGTGCACAACTTGATGCAACTCGTTGTAAAACGAATTCGTATGGAAGGATTCATGGTTCATGATTATTATCACCTATACTCAAAATATCTGGAAATGGTCTTGCCTTTAATGAAAGAAGGGAAAATTGTTCATTTGGAACACGCAGCACAAGGCCTCGAGAGTGCTCCATCAGCTCTAGTTGGGCTCTTCACAGGCTGCAATATTGGGAAACAGGTGATTGCAGTTGCTTATGAATGATTTACTTCGTGTGTAGTAATTATAATAAACCTTAGATATGTTAAGTCACTTTGCAGTGTGCGTGAACTACAGTATGGTCGCTTTGTCACATGAATTTCGCTTGCCTTACCATAAATGAGTTGTGAAGTCGATAAATTTTATATTGTTGTTTCCGcacaattttattttactaaaTTAAGGGTGTCAAAAACACGAATGGCATCTTTCGCATGTGTGAATTGAATTGTGAGCATGCCAAGAACGCTTATGATTTTAATTGTGATTGTGGTTGTGCTGATCTAATTTCCAATCGGAATGATTGGTCAGAAACAAAGAACCGAGTTTTCCCTTGGGCTAACTAACTTCACTAGAATGCATTTCGCGGAGAGAAACTTGTTCTACTTTgagaaatttaagaaataaattgATTTCTTGAAAAATAGATTGCATGGGCACTGAAATGTAAAATTAAGtttgaaaataaatattgatattgCTACACAATTTTTTTCAAGGAAAAATCGTGATTTTATCTTCGGATACTTATTCACCTTTTTTGCACCACTATCAATATCATTATCTCTTATAAACTTGATTTTAGGAGACAGAAGATGATGCTCCATTATCTATCACTGCTTTAATTAAATAACTACCCACTGATTCAAGTAATTATTTAACTGCTTTCAACTCTATATTAATTAATGTACATTAATTAACTGTTAGTCTTCTATTAGCTTGAGTTATACATCAAGCCACGTTAAttagataatttaatttaatatcttaaactcattaattaattaagataaaaaatattaaaattaaattatggtgCAAATAATTCCTTGTATTAGTTCTTGTGAAAGAGAATCTATTGCATTTTAATATCACTTAGCGAGAGGGTGGCTTTGGTATCACGGTAAATAACTCCATTTATGACATAGAGCTCACTTGTTTAAGTTACAGAAATaggctttaaaaaaaaaataataacgaCAGGGGTAAGGCTACGTATATTAGTCCTCGTAAGTATGCAAGCATGGAAAAATTTGTGAACTAGAAGTTTATATTTGGAAAGgttaaaaataaatattcaaaagaaaactaattaaaatcttgataaaaatatagagattaaaataaaaatataaaatattaaaaaattaaaattaaataatataaaaatatgaatgaaatttagataaaaatttgagggtcaaagtaa carries:
- the LOC110649247 gene encoding 2-alkenal reductase (NADP(+)-dependent)-like isoform X1, yielding MESDDGEVVSNKQVIFKDYVPGILQESDMYITTATIKLKVPPDTKGVLVKNLYLSCDPYMRIRMRKVQGSYFAPFNPGSPITGRGVAKVVDSSHPDFKNDDLVWGMTGWEEYSLITATETLFKIHDRDVPPSCYLGILGMPGLTAYGGFYEICSPKKGEFVFVSAASGAVGHLVGQFAKLLGCYVVGSAGSKDKVDLLKNKFGFDDAFNYKEEPDLDAALKRYFPEGIDIYFENVGGKTLDAVLLNMRVHGRISVCGMISQYNLEQPEGVHNLMQLVVKRIRMEGFMVHDYYHLYSKYLEMVLPLMKEGKIVHLEHAAQGLESAPSALVGLFTGCNIGKQVIAVAYE
- the LOC110649247 gene encoding 2-alkenal reductase (NADP(+)-dependent)-like isoform X2, translated to MESDDGEVVSNKQVIFKDYVPGILQESDMYITTATIKLKVPPDTKGVLVKNLYLSCDPYMRIRMRKVQGSYFARSCQESLLPITGRGVAKVVDSSHPDFKNDDLVWGMTGWEEYSLITATETLFKIHDRDVPPSCYLGILGMPGLTAYGGFYEICSPKKGEFVFVSAASGAVGHLVGQFAKLLGCYVVGSAGSKDKVDLLKNKFGFDDAFNYKEEPDLDAALKRYFPEGIDIYFENVGGKTLDAVLLNMRVHGRISVCGMISQYNLEQPEGVHNLMQLVVKRIRMEGFMVHDYYHLYSKYLEMVLPLMKEGKIVHLEHAAQGLESAPSALVGLFTGCNIGKQVIAVAYE